A single Nicotiana tabacum cultivar K326 chromosome 5, ASM71507v2, whole genome shotgun sequence DNA region contains:
- the LOC107777263 gene encoding proteinase inhibitor PSI-1.2-like, with translation MAFYKASILSLLLLSGIFLLGIGEVKYVNAKSCLQFCDNEVAYMTCPSSGDEQISPVCVNCCTADEGCKLFRTDGSLICTGTQD, from the exons ATGGCCTTTTACAAAGCTAGTATCCTTTCTCTCCTCCTATTATCTG GTATATTTCTGTTGGGAATTGGTGAGGTGAAATATGTAAATGCCAAGTCATGTCTCCAGTTTTGTGATAATGAAGTGGCATACATGACTTGTCCCTCTTCAGGAGATGAGCAAATTAGTCCAGTATGTGTCAACTGTTGCACAGCAGATGAAGGTTGTAAACTTTTCCGCACTGATGGATCATTAATTTGTACTGGAACCCAAGATTAA